The Pseudomonas fluorescens genome segment CCCATAACAACCCTACCCTGCTTGATCAGTGACGAACTGACCCCTACTGCTTACAGAGCAATCAAGAACGCTATACGCACTAAGGGCGGCATCATCAGCGGAATGGAGCGTAATGAAGAAATCAGCGCACGGGATACAGCAATCATTAGGCAAGGTCGCCACTACGTGACGAGCGGAATGCCACGAAGAAACGTGACCACGGCGGTACATGCTTGGCTGGAGCGGGAGGTTTCCAAACCGCCCAAGCAGCGCGCGGAGTGGCTGACGCTGGAAACCGAAAAAGCGCTGACCCGCAAAAGCGTAGAGGCCATACTCAAGCGCAACTTTGTGCTGTGAACAAAGGTTCACCGAAATTTCAATTGGAAGTGAACTGCTTCCCGCAGACGATTTTCTAGACCATTGCTCTCGTTGTCCAAATCAATCGAGAGCAATACCTATGAACACCTCTGTTACCGATTTTCCCCGCAAGACTCCCGTCAACGCCACCTCACTTTTTGATGCCACTTCAACTTTGATCCGCATGCGGGAGGTGGAAGGCATTGTGGGGATGAAGCGTTCGACCATCTACAAACTGATGCAGCGCACCGACTGCGGCTTTCCGCAGCCCGTCAAGCTGAGCAACAGCAACGCACGCGGCGCCCCTGTCGCCTGGGTCCTTTCCGAAGTTCAAGCGTGGGCGCGCAGCCGCATCGAGGCACGCGATCAGGTGGCTGCATGAGCCACAAGACTGCAGACAACGCTTTGATGCATCCCTTTTCCGTGTTGCGTCGGATTGGTTTCTCGACTCGCGTCATGCAGCGCCTTGAACGCTACCGCAGCCAGCAGGACAAGCAAGGTCGCGTTGTCAGCGTGCTCAGCTGGGCCGACGGCACCTGGTGCGCCCTCTCCCTTCACTGCGAAAAGACCGGGGCCGTGGTCGTCGACGAAGGCCAGCAGGTCGACGCCTACGAAGATGCCCGCTCCATGCTCAGCGGCGGATTCCTGCCCCTTCTCTCCCTGCGCTGGGAAGCCCATGCCTGAAACAAAAACGCCTCCGGGGGCGATCCGGAGGCGTTGAGGTCAATCTACATGCCCGAACAATTTATGCCG includes the following:
- a CDS encoding helix-turn-helix transcriptional regulator; amino-acid sequence: MNTSVTDFPRKTPVNATSLFDATSTLIRMREVEGIVGMKRSTIYKLMQRTDCGFPQPVKLSNSNARGAPVAWVLSEVQAWARSRIEARDQVAA